In one window of Pseudomonas chlororaphis subsp. chlororaphis DNA:
- a CDS encoding OsmC family protein — translation MTITVNTESSEGFRHSIQIDDHQLFADLPKTLGGEGSAPEPHDFFDAALGACKALTLKLYAQKKEIPLTGVTVEVKHDNSQEQKGKYALHVKLTLKGVLTDAQREELHRVADRCPVHKLMTTAEVSIETHLSEGAFSQ, via the coding sequence ATGACTATCACCGTCAACACCGAGTCCAGCGAAGGTTTCCGCCACAGCATCCAGATCGATGACCATCAATTGTTCGCCGACCTGCCCAAGACCCTGGGCGGCGAAGGCTCCGCGCCGGAACCCCACGACTTTTTCGATGCCGCCCTGGGTGCCTGCAAGGCCCTGACCCTCAAGCTGTATGCGCAGAAAAAAGAGATTCCGCTCACCGGCGTCACGGTCGAGGTCAAGCACGACAACAGCCAGGAGCAGAAAGGCAAATATGCGCTGCACGTCAAGCTGACCCTCAAGGGCGTGCTCACCGACGCCCAACGTGAAGAACTGCATCGCGTCGCCGACCGCTGCCCGGTGCACAAGCTGATGACCACCGCCGAGGTGAGCATCGAGACCCACCTCTCCGAAGGCGCCTTCAGCCAATAG
- a CDS encoding amidohydrolase family protein, with translation MHWIYLSTLLLLLPSAWAQARDYAYSDAHLHYVDFFQESAGMDKLLKAMADNRIEHVMISGIPVAKKWHEDEPKRPRYYAGDDADAYWYSATDVIVAAAVNRLTPEQRQHFHPFLSGFNPNDKNSDAHIQRMLDLNPGLWQGIGEVFTRHDDLTALTSGDTPRANNEAMTRIYHLAAENDLPVMLHSNITSKREKNPLYLAEIEEPLRNHPHTRFIWAHAGTSMEIHRHQVQLDFLLPTLARMLESYPNLYIDLSWSVLRPYLLDEQGVPRAQWLKLVERFPERFMLGSDVVGRFNKLGREMRGFDPFLDALPEAVARKVARDNFLAVLPRAR, from the coding sequence ATGCACTGGATCTACCTGAGCACCTTGCTGTTACTGCTGCCGAGCGCCTGGGCCCAGGCCCGCGACTACGCCTACAGCGATGCTCACTTGCATTACGTCGACTTCTTCCAGGAGTCGGCAGGCATGGACAAGCTGCTCAAGGCCATGGCCGACAATCGCATCGAACATGTGATGATTTCCGGTATCCCGGTGGCCAAGAAATGGCATGAAGACGAACCCAAGCGGCCGCGCTACTACGCCGGCGACGACGCCGATGCCTACTGGTACAGCGCCACCGATGTGATTGTCGCTGCCGCGGTGAACCGCCTGACGCCCGAGCAGCGCCAGCATTTTCATCCGTTCCTCTCTGGCTTCAACCCCAACGACAAGAACTCCGACGCCCATATCCAGCGCATGCTCGACCTCAATCCGGGGCTATGGCAGGGCATCGGCGAAGTGTTCACCCGCCACGACGACCTGACCGCGCTGACCTCCGGCGATACACCGCGGGCCAATAACGAGGCGATGACGCGGATCTATCACCTGGCGGCGGAAAACGACCTGCCGGTGATGCTGCATTCCAACATCACCTCCAAGCGCGAGAAGAACCCGCTGTACCTGGCGGAAATCGAAGAGCCGCTGCGCAATCATCCCCACACGCGCTTTATCTGGGCCCACGCGGGCACCAGCATGGAGATCCACCGGCATCAGGTGCAGCTGGATTTTCTCCTGCCGACCCTGGCGCGGATGCTCGAGTCTTACCCCAACCTGTACATCGACCTGTCCTGGAGCGTGCTCAGGCCATATCTGCTGGATGAGCAGGGCGTGCCTCGGGCGCAGTGGCTGAAGCTGGTGGAGCGCTTTCCCGAGCGCTTCATGCTGGGTTCGGACGTTGTCGGGCGTTTCAACAAGCTGGGGCGGGAAATGCGCGGCTTCGATCCCTTCCTCGATGCCTTGCCGGAGGCCGTGGCGCGTAAGGTGGCTCGGGACAACTTCCTCGCCGTGCTGCCGCGCGCACGTTGA
- a CDS encoding DUF3859 domain-containing protein: protein MHLTRLSALAALMMLSGLGYSEARAEVRVEGPVEYGVFEGPKAALQSGERVLRRSNENIEQTEIVPARLGTKFGLRYQLAGKVAEDVPLTLLYFTPGIRTPDGQRHDKLEVTQKLVPGAPQDIMAYEFTESHEVIPGEWRFMVFQGDRLLVQQRFTVR, encoded by the coding sequence ATGCACCTCACCCGTTTAAGCGCATTGGCGGCGCTGATGATGCTCAGTGGCCTGGGCTATTCCGAAGCCCGTGCCGAAGTCCGTGTCGAAGGCCCGGTGGAATATGGTGTGTTCGAGGGGCCGAAGGCCGCGTTGCAGTCGGGTGAGAGGGTGCTGCGGCGCAGCAACGAAAACATCGAGCAGACCGAGATCGTGCCCGCGCGGCTGGGCACCAAGTTCGGCCTGCGTTATCAGTTGGCCGGCAAGGTGGCCGAGGATGTGCCACTGACCCTGTTGTATTTCACGCCGGGCATCCGTACCCCGGATGGCCAGCGTCACGATAAGCTCGAAGTGACCCAGAAACTGGTGCCGGGCGCACCGCAGGACATCATGGCCTATGAGTTCACCGAGAGTCATGAGGTGATCCCCGGCGAGTGGCGTTTCATGGTATTCCAGGGCGACCGTTTGTTGGTCCAGCAGCGTTTTACCGTACGCTGA
- the fabA gene encoding 3-hydroxyacyl-[acyl-carrier-protein] dehydratase FabA, protein MTKQNAFTREDLLRCSRGELFGPGNAQLPAPNMLMVDRITHISQEGGKYGKGELVAELDITPDLWFFACHFEGDPVMPGCLGLDAMWQLVGFFLGWQGLPGRGRALGSGEVKFFGQVLPTAKKVTYNIHIKRVLKGKLNMAIADGSVSVDGREIYTAEGLRVGVFTSTDNF, encoded by the coding sequence ATGACCAAACAAAACGCCTTTACTCGGGAAGATCTGCTGCGCTGCAGTCGCGGTGAGCTGTTCGGCCCAGGTAACGCGCAACTGCCCGCCCCGAACATGCTGATGGTGGATCGCATCACTCATATCAGCCAAGAGGGCGGCAAGTACGGCAAAGGTGAATTGGTCGCCGAGCTGGATATCACCCCTGACCTGTGGTTCTTCGCCTGCCACTTCGAAGGCGATCCGGTGATGCCGGGCTGCCTGGGCCTTGACGCCATGTGGCAACTGGTCGGTTTCTTCCTGGGCTGGCAAGGCCTGCCGGGCCGCGGTCGCGCCCTGGGCTCGGGCGAAGTGAAGTTCTTTGGCCAGGTGCTGCCGACCGCCAAGAAAGTCACCTATAACATTCATATCAAGCGCGTCCTCAAGGGCAAGCTGAACATGGCCATCGCCGATGGTTCGGTCAGCGTCGACGGCCGCGAAATCTACACCGCCGAAGGCCTCCGGGTCGGCGTTTTCACCTCCACTGACAACTTCTAA
- a CDS encoding ATP-binding protein, which produces MTFRRRWDISTRTQIICLGPALLLTLLLISFFTFVRIQDLRQELNHTGQLIANQLAPATEYGVISGNSEGLESLLKATLATPHVRFLEVQDSRNKILVYVEQPSETHNRSQQVEVFQAPVRLQRIQLSNDFFQDDPSASVSPSEDYLGRVIVGMSNDAFSQRQQEILFKAGILALFALLFTFLLARRLAASLSQPISAMGTAVKAIQQGDFKTPLPIVDDAELGDLSRHINNLAAGLEQASREQHQAMAQLIQTREEAERANNAKSDFLAMMSHELRTPMNGVLGMLQLLETTEMTDEQHEYAALASESTEHLLKVINDILDFSRIERSALELEHIPFNLAELISSSAQAFQHSAAQRGLDLQLRLPPGMESLQVKGDPTRIRQILVNLIGNALKFTEQGSVTVEPQWQALDHELLWFTCSVRDSGIGISTESLELMFNAFQQADSSISRRYGGTGLGLPIARTLAERMGGTLRAQSEEGRGSVFTLEIPLALYQQSLPVLAPRVHSGHAHGEGRNVLLVEDNPVNQTVIQAMLRSLGFTVSIATDGAQAIRSAESLIFEAILMDCRLPLIDGYEATRQIRQLPGCADLPIIALTANALQGDREACLSAGMNDYLAKPFKRTDLQQILQRWVQ; this is translated from the coding sequence ATGACCTTCCGTCGCCGTTGGGACATCAGTACCCGCACCCAGATTATCTGCCTCGGCCCGGCGCTGCTGCTGACCCTGCTGCTGATCAGCTTCTTTACCTTCGTACGGATCCAGGATCTGCGCCAGGAGCTGAACCACACCGGCCAGTTGATCGCCAACCAGCTGGCGCCGGCCACCGAATACGGGGTGATCTCGGGCAACAGCGAAGGTCTCGAGAGCCTGCTCAAGGCCACCCTGGCCACGCCCCACGTGCGTTTTCTCGAAGTCCAGGACAGCCGCAACAAGATCCTGGTGTACGTCGAGCAGCCTTCGGAGACCCACAACCGCTCACAGCAGGTCGAAGTGTTCCAGGCCCCGGTGCGCCTGCAACGCATCCAGCTCAGCAACGACTTTTTCCAGGACGACCCGAGTGCCAGCGTGAGTCCGAGCGAGGATTACCTGGGGCGGGTGATCGTCGGCATGTCCAACGACGCCTTCAGCCAGCGCCAGCAGGAGATCCTGTTCAAGGCCGGCATCCTCGCGCTGTTCGCCCTGCTGTTCACCTTCCTCCTGGCCCGCCGCCTGGCGGCCAGCCTGTCACAGCCGATCAGCGCCATGGGCACCGCGGTCAAGGCCATTCAACAGGGTGACTTCAAGACTCCGCTGCCGATCGTCGACGACGCCGAGCTGGGCGATCTTTCGCGGCATATCAACAACCTGGCCGCCGGCCTCGAGCAGGCCAGCCGCGAGCAGCACCAGGCCATGGCCCAGTTGATCCAGACCCGCGAAGAAGCGGAGCGGGCCAACAACGCCAAGTCGGATTTCCTGGCGATGATGAGCCATGAACTGCGCACGCCCATGAACGGCGTGCTGGGCATGCTGCAACTGCTCGAAACCACCGAAATGACCGATGAACAGCACGAATACGCGGCGCTGGCCTCCGAGTCCACCGAGCACCTGCTCAAGGTGATCAACGACATCCTCGACTTCTCGCGCATCGAGCGCTCGGCCCTGGAGCTGGAGCACATCCCGTTCAACCTCGCCGAACTGATCAGCAGTTCGGCCCAGGCCTTCCAGCACAGCGCCGCGCAACGCGGGCTGGACCTGCAACTGCGACTGCCGCCCGGCATGGAGTCGCTGCAGGTCAAAGGCGACCCGACGCGCATCCGGCAGATCCTGGTGAACCTGATCGGCAACGCCTTGAAGTTCACCGAGCAAGGCAGCGTCACCGTCGAGCCGCAATGGCAGGCCCTGGACCATGAGCTGCTGTGGTTCACCTGCAGCGTGCGCGACAGCGGGATTGGCATCAGCACCGAAAGCCTGGAACTGATGTTCAACGCCTTCCAGCAGGCCGACAGTTCGATTTCCCGGCGTTATGGCGGCACCGGCCTGGGGCTGCCGATCGCCCGCACCCTGGCCGAACGCATGGGCGGCACCCTGCGCGCCCAGAGCGAGGAAGGCCGCGGCTCGGTGTTCACCCTGGAGATCCCGCTGGCGCTGTACCAGCAAAGCCTGCCGGTGCTGGCGCCACGGGTGCACAGCGGGCATGCCCATGGCGAAGGACGCAACGTACTGCTGGTGGAAGACAACCCGGTCAACCAGACCGTGATCCAGGCCATGCTGCGCAGCCTGGGCTTCACGGTCAGCATCGCCACCGATGGCGCCCAGGCCATTCGCAGCGCCGAGAGCCTGATCTTCGAGGCGATCCTGATGGATTGCCGGCTGCCGCTGATCGACGGCTACGAGGCCACCCGGCAGATCCGCCAACTGCCCGGATGCGCCGATCTGCCGATCATCGCCTTGACCGCCAACGCCTTGCAGGGCGACCGCGAAGCGTGTTTGTCGGCGGGAATGAACGATTACCTGGCCAAGCCGTTCAAACGCACGGATCTGCAGCAAATTCTCCAACGCTGGGTGCAGTAG
- the fabB gene encoding beta-ketoacyl-ACP synthase I — protein MRRVVITGLGIVSCLGNDKETVSANLRASRPGIRFNPEYAEMGLRSQVSGSIDLNLEELIDRKIYRFVGHAAAYAYLAMKDAIADSGLTEEQISNPRTGLIAGSGGASTLNQMEALDILREKGVKRVGPYRVTRTMSSTVSACLATPFKIKGLNYSIASACATSAHCIGTAMEQIQMGKQDIVFAGGGEEEHWSQSFLFDAMGALSSKRNDTPEQASRAYDADRDGFVIAGGGGMVVVEELEHALARGAKIYAEIVGYGATSDGYDMVAPSGEGAIRCMQMAMSTVDAPIDYLNTHGTSTPVGDVAEMKGVREVFGDKAPAISSTKSLSGHSLGAAGVHEAIYCLLMMEGNFMAGSANIDELDPEVADMPILTKTREDATINTVMSNSFGFGGTNATLVLKRWQGK, from the coding sequence ATGCGCCGCGTCGTTATCACTGGTCTGGGCATCGTTTCGTGCCTGGGCAATGACAAAGAGACCGTCTCCGCTAACCTGCGTGCAAGTCGCCCTGGCATCCGCTTCAACCCGGAATATGCCGAAATGGGTCTGCGTAGCCAGGTTTCCGGCTCCATTGACCTCAATCTCGAAGAGCTGATCGATCGCAAGATCTATCGCTTCGTCGGCCACGCGGCGGCTTACGCCTACCTGGCCATGAAAGACGCCATCGCCGACTCCGGCCTGACCGAAGAGCAGATTTCCAACCCGCGTACCGGCCTGATCGCCGGCTCCGGCGGCGCCTCTACCCTGAACCAGATGGAAGCGCTGGATATCCTGCGCGAGAAAGGCGTCAAGCGCGTCGGCCCATACCGCGTGACGCGGACCATGAGCAGCACCGTTTCCGCATGCCTGGCCACTCCGTTCAAGATCAAGGGCCTGAACTACTCCATCGCTTCCGCCTGCGCCACCAGTGCTCACTGCATCGGTACCGCCATGGAACAGATCCAGATGGGCAAACAGGACATCGTGTTCGCCGGCGGCGGTGAAGAAGAACACTGGAGCCAGTCGTTCCTGTTCGACGCCATGGGCGCCCTGTCCAGCAAACGCAATGACACCCCGGAACAAGCCTCCCGCGCCTACGATGCCGACCGTGACGGCTTCGTCATCGCCGGCGGTGGCGGCATGGTGGTGGTCGAGGAGCTGGAACACGCTCTGGCCCGTGGCGCGAAGATCTACGCCGAAATCGTTGGCTACGGCGCGACGTCCGACGGCTACGACATGGTGGCGCCAAGCGGCGAAGGTGCAATCCGTTGCATGCAGATGGCCATGTCCACTGTCGACGCACCGATCGACTACCTGAATACCCACGGCACCTCGACTCCGGTCGGCGACGTCGCGGAAATGAAAGGCGTGCGTGAAGTGTTCGGCGACAAGGCTCCAGCCATCAGCTCCACCAAGAGCCTGTCGGGTCACTCCCTGGGCGCCGCCGGCGTTCACGAAGCGATCTACTGCCTGCTGATGATGGAAGGCAACTTCATGGCAGGTTCGGCCAACATCGACGAGCTGGATCCGGAAGTGGCCGACATGCCGATCCTGACCAAGACTCGCGAAGACGCCACCATCAACACCGTGATGAGCAACAGCTTCGGCTTCGGCGGCACTAACGCCACCCTGGTCCTGAAGCGCTGGCAGGGCAAGTAA
- a CDS encoding methyl-accepting chemotaxis protein has protein sequence MQHSLRETIRRISESSSQLASASEELSCVTEDATRGLHQQSQEIEQAATAVNQMTAAVEEVASNAVATSEASRQSDLIAQHGREQVRQTVQSIESLADDVTANASQVEELAQKVYGISKVLDVIRSVAEQTNLLALNAAIEAARAGDAGRGFAVVADEVRALAHRTQQSTQEIEQMIGGIQLGTEQAVSSMQQSNSRARSTLELAKAAGAALEEIAGAITLINERNTVIASASEEQAAVAREVDRNLMNIRDLAMQTSAGANQTSAASQELSRLAVDLNTLVARFSV, from the coding sequence ATGCAGCACAGCCTGCGGGAGACCATCCGGCGTATTTCCGAGTCCTCTAGCCAGCTGGCTTCCGCTTCGGAGGAACTCAGTTGCGTGACCGAGGATGCCACCCGTGGCCTGCACCAGCAGAGCCAGGAAATCGAACAGGCGGCGACTGCGGTGAACCAGATGACCGCTGCGGTGGAGGAGGTGGCCAGCAATGCCGTGGCAACGTCCGAAGCCTCCCGCCAGTCCGACCTGATTGCCCAGCATGGGCGTGAGCAGGTGCGCCAGACGGTACAGTCCATCGAGTCCCTGGCCGACGACGTGACTGCCAACGCCTCCCAGGTCGAAGAGCTGGCGCAGAAGGTGTATGGCATCAGCAAGGTGCTGGATGTGATTCGTTCGGTGGCCGAACAGACCAATCTGCTGGCCCTGAATGCCGCCATCGAGGCGGCGCGGGCCGGGGATGCCGGTCGCGGGTTCGCGGTGGTGGCGGACGAGGTGCGGGCGCTGGCGCATCGCACCCAGCAATCGACCCAGGAGATCGAGCAGATGATCGGCGGCATTCAGCTGGGCACCGAGCAGGCTGTCAGCTCCATGCAGCAGAGCAACAGTCGGGCCCGCTCGACCCTGGAGCTGGCCAAGGCGGCGGGGGCGGCGCTGGAGGAAATCGCCGGAGCGATCACCCTGATCAACGAGCGCAACACGGTGATCGCCAGCGCCTCGGAGGAGCAGGCGGCGGTGGCCAGGGAGGTGGATCGCAACCTGATGAACATCCGCGACCTGGCCATGCAGACCTCGGCCGGGGCCAACCAGACCAGCGCCGCGAGCCAGGAGTTGTCACGGCTGGCGGTGGACCTGAACACCCTGGTGGCGCGTTTCTCGGTGTAA